One Ignavibacterium sp. DNA segment encodes these proteins:
- the pncA gene encoding bifunctional nicotinamidase/pyrazinamidase: MKALIIIDIQNDFLPGGALAVNKGDEVIPVINKLQGADYFDLIAATQDWHPQNHGSFASNHPGRKQFDKILLGGLEQILWADHCVQETSGAEFSDKLDTKKIEAIFRKGMNPEIDSYSGFFDNGKRKETGLAAYLNGRNINEVFFAGLAGDFCVYFSALDSADYGFKTYFIEDAVRSIDKSNFEKVVKKNLIDKNISIINSADISS; this comes from the coding sequence ATGAAAGCATTAATAATTATTGATATTCAAAATGACTTTTTGCCAGGCGGTGCACTTGCAGTAAATAAAGGTGATGAAGTAATTCCGGTTATTAACAAACTTCAGGGTGCTGATTATTTTGATTTGATTGCTGCAACACAAGACTGGCATCCTCAAAATCACGGAAGTTTTGCCTCTAATCATCCAGGCAGAAAACAATTTGATAAGATTTTACTTGGCGGTTTAGAACAAATACTCTGGGCTGATCACTGCGTTCAGGAAACTAGCGGTGCTGAATTTTCCGATAAGCTTGATACAAAAAAGATTGAAGCAATTTTCAGAAAAGGTATGAATCCGGAAATTGATTCCTACAGCGGATTTTTTGACAATGGTAAAAGGAAGGAAACAGGACTTGCTGCCTATCTTAACGGAAGAAATATTAACGAAGTGTTTTTTGCAGGATTAGCCGGTGATTTTTGTGTTTATTTTTCTGCTTTAGATTCTGCTGATTATGGATTTAAAACTTACTTCATTGAAGATGCAGTACGCTCAATTGATAAAAGTAATTTTGAAAAAGTTGTTAAAAAAAATCTAATTGATAAAAATATTTCTATTATTAACAGTGCTGATATTAGCAGTTGA